The genomic region AATGGTGAGTTTAGTTTGGGTGCTTCAGGTGTGCTTTATGAAAAAGGTAAGCCCATACAGTCTGTACGTCAGATAACTATAGCTGGTGATTTTTTGAATTTATTAGCTGCGGTTGCAGGTTTAGCGAATGATGAAGATGATTTTCCTTTTAATGGGAATATTATTACTCCGTCTTGGTTTGTTGAGAAACTAATGATTTCAGGGTTGTAACTGTTACTTTTGCTTGCACCCTTCGGGGATAGTCGCTAAATTCGTAACTCATTAAACGATGCTATCCAAGTTGTAAGCCAATTATTATTTATTTAAAAAACTACCGAAAAGACCAAGAGAATTAAACTGTTTTTTAGTTTAATTAATAGAGTATGCTTCGGGACATCGATATTAATTGAATCATTAATCGAGCGGTCACTGAGTGATTTTGCATTGCAAAATTGTATCGAGATGTCGAAGTGTAAGCGAAGACGGAACTGTTCATCAGTTCAATTAAAGCGGATGTGTTTTACTAGTGATTTCTTTCAAAAAAAGCACATATATCATTATCAGCTTTAAGATGTTTTGGAATGTGGTCGTAAATTTTGTTTACATCACACGTTTGCGCAATGTTTAATACTGTAAGTGTTATTTTAATAATCTACCGTTATTGATTAGAAATATTCCCTACTAATATTAAATGGAGAGAAAATAATAATTCTCCCTCTTGAGAGGGAGATGTCTTGCTGAGCAAGACAGAGGGAGTGTAATTGGGATTGTATTTCCGTTCCACTAACCATTACAATACAAATATGAAAAATATTACCAAGATTATTATTAGTGGCATTGTTGTAGCTGTTTTTCTTTATTTTTTTGTTTCTTTGCAGGTCAAAAAGGAGATAGCCTCGGAGATGACTACCCCTGATTTTATGATGGAGCTTAATGATGTTCGTTTAAGAGGCTGGGATAAAGAGAAAACTGCCTGGGAACTGATAGCAACACAAGCTTATTATTATGATAAAAACAACGTAGTCCTTTTAGCTATTAGAGATGGTTCTTTTTTAGATAATAAAGGGGATAATTTAATGAAATCCATTAGTGTTGCTACTGTGAATGCGAATATTTTCAAAAAAGAAATAATTCTCAATGAGGTAAGTTTAGATCTCAAATCAGAGAGTCAGGAGCGGGTGGTGCTTAGAGCAGATAGCCTTCGATATTTAGCTGGAGTTTTCTCGTCAGAGACTTCTTTTTCATTAATGGTAGGGGGATGGCAGATAAGTTCGGGTAAATTAGACTTTGATACTAATGAAAATGTTATTTTTTTGAGCAATAAAGTGATAATTACCAAAGATAAGAATTTGCTTCATAGTGACACGGGGGTTTATTCTTCGGTTAGTAATTTATTGAAGCTGAAGGATAAGGTTAGTGTGGAATATTTAGTTTCAGAAAAAGGTAAAGAATATAAGTTATTTGTTTCTGCTGGCGAGGCAGACATTTTGTTGGGAGAGAAAGAGTCAGAAGTCGTTTTTGGTAAAGGGTTGGTTTTTAGATTGGGTGAAGATGTGCTCCAGGCAAGAGATGGAAAATATAATCAGATTACTAAATTAATGCATATAAATGAGGCAATTATTCGGGTTAATGATGGCACCCAGATTTTAAATAATATTGATAAGGAAGATATAACTGGGAGTAGTATCAGGGCCAATAATCTAGATATTAATTTTCAGCAAAAGATAGTTAATTTAGTTGGAGGTGTTGTCTATGAAAGAAAGGAACGAAAAGTATTAGCAACCAAAGGTACTTATGACGTTGAAAAGGGATTATTGTTCATGCATGAAAATGTGCAAATCTTGGATGGGAATAAAACTATTAAGGCAAATGCTGTGGATGTGGATGTTAAAAATGATGTTATAGTAGCGAAAGGTAATGTTAAGACCAAGTTGAAAATATAACGTAAATAATTTAATATATGGATGAAGGATAATAAGGTATAATAGAAACAAGATGAAAAAAACATATAAAATACAAGATTTAGTTGAAATATTTGGATTAACCACCAGAACCTTAAGGTTTTGGGAGGAAAAAGATCTTTTGAATGCTTTACTTAGAGTTCCAGGGAAGAGAAGAGTCTATGGTGAAGATGTCATTAAAAGAATTAAAGATATCAAAAGCTATAAATCTAGAGGTTTATCGTTAGAAGACATCAAAATACAAATCGAAAAAAAAGAAAAAAAGAGTAAGGTAAAAAAGAACCCAATCAGAATAATAGTTGGAAGTTCTGCCGGTATTGAAGAAGTGAATATGACAAAATATGAAATAGACCTCTTGCCTTCTTATATTTTTTTAGACGGCAGAAAGTTTGTAGACGGAGTTAATATTTCAGAAAAAGAAATTGCTGATTTGGAATGGATAGATTTAACAACACAGGCTCCATCAGTAGATGATTATATTTATATTTATTCAGAAATGGTAGAAGAAGGTGTCGAGCAGATAATTTCTTTTCACCCTAACAAAACATATTGTGATTCAATAGTTAACGCTAAGAAGGCAGCTGACCGAGTAAAAGGTATTAAAATCCATATCATAGATACTTGTTCGTTTGGTCAAATCAGTGAATTGTTAGCAATTATTACAAGAGATAGATTAAACAAAGGCGCTTTGGTAGAACAAGTTATTAAGTATTTACTTCAGTTAATAGCTGACCATGCTTCTTATTTGGTTGTTTCATCAATGATTAATATGTCTAATCTTGGTCTAGTTAATATTGAGTTTAAGAAAATAGTAAATCCATTGTTTAGAGCGACCATGAACTATCATCCTTTACTAAAAATGAATAATCAGATTGATGCTTATGAGTTGATTAGCCGAGCAGGTAGTCTTATTGATGGAGTTGATGATTTGGTGGCACAAATTAAAAATGAGGAAGCGAAGAGCAAGTTTCCGATAAAAATGGTAGGTGTTTATTATACCTGTAATAAAACACAACTTAATGAATTGGTGTTATATTTTAGAGACCAAGGCATTTCAGTATTTTGGCAGAAGAGTAACTTTTATATGTCAGCACATTTAGGCACGGAGTCGGTCGCGGTTAATATTTTATACGAAAGGTAGTTGGGTATGCAAAGAACTTGGGGGGTATTTGTTCTTTTATTTTTAGGGGCATCCTGTGCTTTTTCAAGCGATCTCATAAACGACCTTTATCAAAGAAACGATTTAATCCACATTAATCTTTTAAGGAATGCTGTTTTAATGGAGCAGTGGGAAGATGCTAACGAGTTGAGCATGCTTGAAACCTATTATATTGCTGATTACAACCAGTTTATTAAAGATTTCGATAATAAATATCAGTCTTTAAGTGATGCTGACAATCAGTTGGTTTTCTTTTATTTAACTTCAAAATACAAAACAGCTGATTATTCTGCCTTGAAGACTATTTTCCCTTATATTAAGCCAGAGATGCTTTCTTTAGATAATTGGAGAGATTTACAGATAATAAAAGCAGTGAGTTATTATTTGGATGGCGAGGTGATTGCTTTGGATCTATTGTCTGCTGATTTAAACCAAGATGAACGTTCAAATAAGAAATTATTAGAAACGGTAAAAAATATTTATCAGTTGCAATTAGTAGAGAATGAACTTAACCCAATTTCTGCAGATGTAGATGTTTCTTATTATAATGCTTGGAATAATTTAAAAAACGGCAAGTATGATCAGGCCATAAGTTTTTTTGATAAAGCAAAGAAAATAAACACCAATCCAACAGTAAGGAAAGAATTTATTGAATATGGCATTGGGGTAACTCTATATGCATCTGGCAACAACGAAGAAGCAATAAAACAATTCTCGAAAGATTACACCAACGATTCATTAAAAAAGTCAGTTAAGTTTTTTCAACTTTTACTTGCGTTTGATGAGAAAAAATACTCAGAGGTTATTACTGCTTCAACGGAAATTTTGGCTATGGATGAAGCTTTCAAATATAAGGATCAAACTAAATATTTAAGAGGAGCTAGTTTTTATTCGCTTGGAGATAATCAACAAGCCAAAAAAGTTTTAGAAGAAATAAAAGACTTTAGTCCGTTTGTAAAATATTTATTAGCAGAGATATATTTTGAAGAAGGAGCATATACAAAGGCCAAGAATTATTATCAAGAAGCACAAAAGAAATCGAGTGGTTTTTTAAGTGAGTACGCAAGCTATGGCTATGCCTGGTCATGTTTTAAGCTTGCGCAGTATAAAGAAGCAGAAACAGTTTTTGAAAAAAATAGTTTAAATAAACAATTTTCTGAGGAGCTGAGATTTAATATGATGATTAAATCTGCCGATTCCGCTTATAACTCCGGGAACTATAAAGATGCGGAGAAAAAATACCGAGAGTTTTTGAACAAATTAGTGGGTAAAACAGATAAATATAAAACTTTACATAAACAGGGTATTTATAATTTGGCAAAGGTTTACATGAAATTAAAAGATTTCAAAAAAGCTAATGATGTTTTAGAAACTTATTTACCAGAAGTTAAAAACGATAAAGAAACAGTGATTATAAAAACAATAATGGCAAATAACTTTTATCATTTAAAAAACTATAAAACAGCGAGTAGAGTATATGAGGAGCTTATCCTGATGTACAAAACATACGTGAATGAAGATACTTATATTTCTTTGGCTGATAGTTATTTTAATGGCAAAGAATATGGTAAAGCCTTGGTCGTTTATCAAGATTATTTGGAGGAATATCCAAAAGGTGAAAGAGATATGGATGCAAATTATGGTATGGTGCAAACACTCTATCAGTTAAAAGATTATAGTTCTGCAAGAGACTTAGCAAAAAAGGTTGACGAGAAATATGGCATTGAATTATTGAAAGAGATAGAAGGTAAGATAAAGTTTACAAAGGAGACAGTCAGTGAGTAATAAGTTATTGTTGTTGGTTGGTTTTATTTTTGTTAGTACCTGTGTTTTTTCAGTGGAGCAAGATAGCCAATTTTTACTACCAGACTTATTCATTACTGCTAAGGATGAGAGAATTTTGGAAAGTTCCAATAAGATTGATCCAAAGCTACAATCTACGCTCAAGGCTCAAGACTTAATGGTGGATGGTTCACAACAGAAAGATACTGGCTTTTTGGATAATATTAAATTTTCAGATAGTAATAGCAGCGTAATGTATAATGATGTTAGTTTTTTTCTTGGGTTACCAGTTTTATTGGATTTAACTTTTAATCACGGATATGTTGTATCTGGAATGCCTTATTTCTTGCGTTTTAATCGTTATGATAGAAAATCTTACTATGGTGCGGACAACAATGGTGGTTCATTCTTTTTCGCTATTCGCCCTGACAATGCTAACAATCTTTCCTTTCTTTCTAAGCAAAAGCATTTAGAGGGAAGCAATTTAGACCTGTTTGGCGTAGGGTATAAAAGGACTACAGCTTTGCCGATAGGTTATGCAGGTAGAATGTTTAACGCTAATGGTTATGCAGGAAATACCTCGCTCACGATGTTACAACATAACGTTGATTTAGAATTAGGAAAGGTTAAGCTTGCCGGACAAGAGATGGATTCTGCAGTGTCCTTAATGTATTTAGGTTCTCCTAAAAATCAATTTGTTTTTTTGGATTTGGGGTTAAATAAAGTACTTCAAACTACTAAAAATTCTTTAGATTTAGGTTTGCAACTTTGGAGTAATGCTGGTTTGCAAAAATTTAATGTGTTAGTTGATTATAAAGATTCTTTTAAATACGATAAATTAGATATTAAGATGAACGTTGGAATGATTCATGAACCAATGACCGTTGAGAAAATGTTTGCTACTGATTTTATTGAAATGGATGATGCCGTGATTAACTGTGATGAACGTTTTTCTTTTGGTGTTTCCGTTAATGGACTATTAAAAGAACAAAATGAGACTATTTTTGCTGATTTTAATTATTATAGTTATTTAAATGCTTTAGATGATGTAGATAATGATGATTATTATTCTTTCGTGGGATTTAATGATGTAACGATATTAAAGACAGGTGTGTTTTTCCCATCCGTGATGATTGCTTCCGAGTCTGTTAGTGTAAAAGTACAGTATCCATTTATCTCAAAAAAAGTACCAAATTTATTTAGTAAATTTTTAGAGTTAGGGTATGGTAAAGATTTATTTGATGGGAAGTTGAAGATTAATGGTAGTTATTATTTAAGAGAATTTTCTAGAACGACGGGTAACAATTATAAAGCAGGCTTTTTTGATATTGACGCTTCATTCGAAAAAGCTATTTCCAATGATTGGTCATATGGACTTTATTTAGATAATTTATTATCTGCAGGAAACGAATATTTGGCAGACCGGAACTTTAGAGATACAGTTCTTTATGCTAAAATCAAAGTGGTGTTTTAACTGTTTATTTGTTTATGTGTTTAGTTGTTTAATCCCTTCCCTATTTATAATGGGGGATGTTCTAGTCACGGAGGTGGTCATTGAGCGGAGTCGAAATGTCCTCGAAGTGCAAGGGTAGATGGATTATTGAGAAGGGGATAGAAGTCATTCCCGTGAAGACGGGAATCTGTTCGGAATCAAGTTTTTGTCTATAATTTATAAGGAGGAAAAAATGTTAACGATTTTATTAAAGGGCGGGTTCATGATTTACATTCTGTTTTTATTCTCAATATTGGGAGTAGCAATTTTCGTTGAGAGACTTATGTTTCTAAGAAACTCTATGAATAAATCTAAAGATTTTTTACCTGCAATTAGAGAACTGTACAATACTGAAGGAGTGAAATCAGCTTATCGTTATTGTAATCTTCATCCATCAGTTATTTCCTCTGTTTTTAAAGTAGGTCTTAGAAATGCCAATAAAAGCAGTTCAGAATTGCGAGCTATTATTGAAAGCTCTGGTCAATTGGAGATAAGAAAACTGGAACGCAACTTGATAGTATTAGCTACATTAGCTGGAGTCGCGCCCTTAATGGGGTTTTTAGGTACAGTTACAGGTATGATTAAAGCCTTTAGAGAAATAGAGACCTTAGGTGGTAACGTTAATGCGTCTGTGCTGGCTGGTGGTATTTGGGAAGCGTTGATTACCACGGCTGTTGGTCTTGCAGTAGCGATTGTTCTGCACTTGGCTTATAATTATTTAATAAATTTTATTGAGAAACATATACTTGATGTGGAAGAGAACTCTATTGAATTATTAGGGTTTTTAACAAAGAAGGAAGACAATGAAATCCCCACAACGTAGAAGTTACTTAAAGTCTATAGAAAGTACTGCTCTTACTGATATAGTATTTTTATTACTAATTTTCTTTCTTTTAACTTCTTCATTTGTTAATCAGGTGGGAGTTAAAGTTGATTTGCCTGACATGCAAAAACCACCAGTTAATAAGATTCAGAATCCTATAACTATCGCAGTAAATAATAATTTACAGGTCTTTTTGAATGATGAGCTTGTGTTGGAAGAAGAAGTAGTGGATAAACTTACACCAATGTTAGTGGATATGGATGATAAATTGGTTGTTTTCAGACCAGATAAAAGCATCCAAGTCGAGAAGCTTATCGCAGTAATGGATTTGGCTAGTTTGGCGGGTGCTACTAAGTTAGTTATCGCGACCAAAGCCATAGAGGACTAATGGATCCTCGGTTTGTTAAATCATTATTAATTTCCATCTTTGCACATTTATTACTATTTTTGTTGATGTTTTTTATCAGGTTTAGTATTACTCAACCCGATAAAGAGATTTACAGAGAAGTATCCTTTGTTGTAGAACGTGATTTTCCTGAGATGCAGGAAGATAGTCAGAGTAGTTTGTCACAAGAACAATTAGTTAAGCCAATTGAAGAAGTTATAGAGAATGATATACCATCAAAACCTAAAGAAAAAATAGATAAACTAACAGACCCTTCCGGTCAAACTAAACAAGTAGAACTTCCTACAGTAAAAACTAAACAGCCAGATCCTAAAATTCCAGTGAGTGTTGAGCAAAAGAAAGAGGACTCTACTTTAAAGATTTTTGTTCCTGAACAAAAAGTAGAATCTGATAAGCAAGCAAAAGAGAATGTTATGAAAGATATGCAAGGTGGGGAATTTGGTGATTCTGTCGTTGACCTACGACCATCAAAGAATTTAGAAATTTTTGGTCCGATTGTGAATCGAAGCATTGTTTATTCAGAGATTCCAGAATATCCAGCTTGGGCTAAAGCTCAAGGAATAGAGTCAGAGGTAAGAATGAAGTTTTGGGTAGAGCCAAATGGAGAAGTAGTAAATAT from Candidatus Margulisiibacteriota bacterium harbors:
- a CDS encoding DegV family protein encodes the protein MKKTYKIQDLVEIFGLTTRTLRFWEEKDLLNALLRVPGKRRVYGEDVIKRIKDIKSYKSRGLSLEDIKIQIEKKEKKSKVKKNPIRIIVGSSAGIEEVNMTKYEIDLLPSYIFLDGRKFVDGVNISEKEIADLEWIDLTTQAPSVDDYIYIYSEMVEEGVEQIISFHPNKTYCDSIVNAKKAADRVKGIKIHIIDTCSFGQISELLAIITRDRLNKGALVEQVIKYLLQLIADHASYLVVSSMINMSNLGLVNIEFKKIVNPLFRATMNYHPLLKMNNQIDAYELISRAGSLIDGVDDLVAQIKNEEAKSKFPIKMVGVYYTCNKTQLNELVLYFRDQGISVFWQKSNFYMSAHLGTESVAVNILYER
- a CDS encoding tetratricopeptide repeat protein, producing the protein MQRTWGVFVLLFLGASCAFSSDLINDLYQRNDLIHINLLRNAVLMEQWEDANELSMLETYYIADYNQFIKDFDNKYQSLSDADNQLVFFYLTSKYKTADYSALKTIFPYIKPEMLSLDNWRDLQIIKAVSYYLDGEVIALDLLSADLNQDERSNKKLLETVKNIYQLQLVENELNPISADVDVSYYNAWNNLKNGKYDQAISFFDKAKKINTNPTVRKEFIEYGIGVTLYASGNNEEAIKQFSKDYTNDSLKKSVKFFQLLLAFDEKKYSEVITASTEILAMDEAFKYKDQTKYLRGASFYSLGDNQQAKKVLEEIKDFSPFVKYLLAEIYFEEGAYTKAKNYYQEAQKKSSGFLSEYASYGYAWSCFKLAQYKEAETVFEKNSLNKQFSEELRFNMMIKSADSAYNSGNYKDAEKKYREFLNKLVGKTDKYKTLHKQGIYNLAKVYMKLKDFKKANDVLETYLPEVKNDKETVIIKTIMANNFYHLKNYKTASRVYEELILMYKTYVNEDTYISLADSYFNGKEYGKALVVYQDYLEEYPKGERDMDANYGMVQTLYQLKDYSSARDLAKKVDEKYGIELLKEIEGKIKFTKETVSE
- a CDS encoding MotA/TolQ/ExbB proton channel family protein: MLTILLKGGFMIYILFLFSILGVAIFVERLMFLRNSMNKSKDFLPAIRELYNTEGVKSAYRYCNLHPSVISSVFKVGLRNANKSSSELRAIIESSGQLEIRKLERNLIVLATLAGVAPLMGFLGTVTGMIKAFREIETLGGNVNASVLAGGIWEALITTAVGLAVAIVLHLAYNYLINFIEKHILDVEENSIELLGFLTKKEDNEIPTT
- a CDS encoding biopolymer transporter ExbD, with the protein product MKSPQRRSYLKSIESTALTDIVFLLLIFFLLTSSFVNQVGVKVDLPDMQKPPVNKIQNPITIAVNNNLQVFLNDELVLEEEVVDKLTPMLVDMDDKLVVFRPDKSIQVEKLIAVMDLASLAGATKLVIATKAIED
- a CDS encoding TonB family protein, with amino-acid sequence MDPRFVKSLLISIFAHLLLFLLMFFIRFSITQPDKEIYREVSFVVERDFPEMQEDSQSSLSQEQLVKPIEEVIENDIPSKPKEKIDKLTDPSGQTKQVELPTVKTKQPDPKIPVSVEQKKEDSTLKIFVPEQKVESDKQAKENVMKDMQGGEFGDSVVDLRPSKNLEIFGPIVNRSIVYSEIPEYPAWAKAQGIESEVRMKFWVEPNGEVVNIDIIQKSGYLKLDLLAKNSLAKWKFTPLTADVPQIKQWGEIVVRFVLY